From the Paraburkholderia sp. PREW-6R genome, one window contains:
- the lpxA gene encoding acyl-ACP--UDP-N-acetylglucosamine O-acyltransferase: protein MSRIHPTAIIEPGAQLDESVEVGPYAVIGAHVTIGARTTIGSHSVIEGHTTLGEENRIGHFASVGGRPQDMKYKDEPTRLVIGNRNTIREFTTIHTGTTQDAGVTTVGDDNWIMAYVHIGHDCHVGNNVILSSNAQMAGHVTIGDYAIVGGMSGVHQYVRIGAHSMLGGASALVQDIPPFVIAAGNKAEPHGINVEGLRRRGFSPDAISALRSAYRVLYKNGLSLEDAKVQLRELATAGGDGDAPVQTLLAFVETSQRGIIR from the coding sequence ATGAGCAGGATTCATCCCACTGCGATCATCGAACCGGGCGCACAGCTCGACGAATCCGTCGAGGTCGGTCCCTACGCCGTGATCGGCGCACACGTGACGATCGGCGCTCGAACCACGATCGGTTCGCATAGCGTGATCGAAGGCCACACCACGCTCGGCGAAGAGAACCGGATCGGCCACTTCGCGTCCGTCGGCGGCCGGCCGCAGGACATGAAGTACAAGGACGAGCCGACGCGCCTCGTGATCGGCAACCGCAACACGATCCGCGAATTCACGACGATCCACACGGGCACGACGCAGGACGCGGGCGTGACCACAGTCGGCGACGACAACTGGATCATGGCGTACGTGCATATCGGGCACGACTGCCATGTCGGCAATAACGTGATCCTGTCGAGCAACGCGCAGATGGCCGGGCACGTGACGATCGGCGACTACGCGATCGTCGGCGGGATGTCGGGCGTGCACCAGTACGTGCGTATTGGCGCGCATTCGATGCTGGGCGGCGCGTCGGCCCTCGTTCAGGACATTCCGCCGTTCGTGATCGCGGCGGGCAACAAGGCAGAGCCGCACGGTATTAACGTCGAAGGTTTGCGCCGCCGCGGTTTCTCGCCGGATGCGATTTCGGCGCTGCGCTCAGCGTACCGCGTGTTGTACAAGAACGGCCTCTCGCTTGAAGACGCGAAGGTGCAGCTACGCGAACTGGCCACCGCGGGTGGCGACGGCGACGCACCGGTGCAAACGCTGCTCGCGTTTGTCGAGACGTCGCAACGCGGCATCATTCGCTAA
- the fabZ gene encoding 3-hydroxyacyl-ACP dehydratase FabZ, translating into MSTEKINLDIHKILTLLPHRYPILLVDRVLELEPHKSIKALKNVSINEPYFQGHFPTRPVMPGVLILEALAQTAALLTFSEEPSDPSSTLYLFVGIDNARFKRVVEPGDQLILNCTFERHMRGIWKFKARAEVDGVVAAEADLMCAVRHTDKEA; encoded by the coding sequence ATGAGCACCGAAAAAATCAATCTCGACATTCATAAGATTCTCACGCTGCTGCCGCATCGTTACCCGATCCTGCTGGTGGACCGGGTGCTCGAACTCGAACCGCACAAGAGCATCAAAGCGTTGAAGAACGTGTCGATCAACGAACCGTATTTTCAGGGTCATTTTCCGACCCGTCCGGTGATGCCTGGCGTGCTGATTCTCGAAGCGCTCGCGCAAACGGCCGCGCTGCTGACGTTTTCGGAGGAGCCGAGCGATCCGTCGAGCACGTTGTATCTGTTTGTCGGCATCGACAATGCACGCTTTAAACGCGTGGTGGAACCGGGCGATCAGTTGATCCTGAACTGCACGTTCGAACGCCATATGCGCGGCATCTGGAAGTTCAAGGCGCGTGCCGAAGTGGATGGCGTCGTGGCGGCGGAGGCCGACCTGATGTGCGCCGTGCGGCACACGGACAAAGAAGCGTAA
- the lpxD gene encoding UDP-3-O-(3-hydroxymyristoyl)glucosamine N-acyltransferase — MVFTLEDIVQRFGGHVVGNGSQRVGGLAPLDQAGPEQLAFLANPKYLSQVETTRAGAVLINADDLARLASRENRNFIVTPNPYAYFARVAQTFIDMAAPKAVPGVHPSATIDPSAQIAASAVIGPRVMVEAGAVVGENVRLDANVFIGRGTRIGEGTHLYPNVTVYHGCTLGERVIVQAGAVIGSDGFGFAPDFVGEGDARTGSWVKIPQVGGVSIAADVEIGANTTIDRGAMADTIIEACVKIDNLVQIGHNCKIGAYTVIAGCAGIAGSTTIGRHCMIGGAVGIAGHVTLADFVIVTAKSGVSKSLLKPGMYTSAFPAVNHADWNRSAALLRNIDKLRDRIKALENAAEEKSGKTPPNAGNHAAGENA, encoded by the coding sequence ATGGTATTTACGCTCGAGGACATCGTCCAACGATTCGGCGGTCACGTAGTCGGCAATGGTTCGCAGCGCGTCGGCGGCCTCGCGCCGCTCGATCAGGCGGGCCCTGAGCAACTGGCCTTCCTCGCCAACCCGAAATACCTGTCGCAGGTCGAAACGACCCGCGCGGGAGCCGTGCTGATCAACGCCGACGACCTCGCCAGGCTGGCCTCGCGCGAGAATCGTAACTTCATCGTCACGCCGAATCCCTACGCTTATTTCGCGCGCGTCGCGCAAACGTTCATCGACATGGCCGCGCCGAAGGCGGTGCCCGGCGTCCATCCGAGCGCGACGATCGACCCATCCGCGCAGATCGCCGCGAGCGCGGTGATCGGTCCGCGCGTCATGGTGGAAGCCGGCGCGGTAGTCGGCGAAAACGTGCGGCTCGACGCCAATGTGTTCATTGGGCGCGGTACGCGTATCGGCGAGGGCACGCATCTGTACCCGAATGTCACCGTCTATCACGGCTGCACGCTCGGCGAGCGCGTGATCGTGCAGGCGGGCGCGGTCATCGGTTCCGACGGATTCGGCTTTGCGCCGGATTTCGTCGGCGAAGGCGACGCACGTACGGGTAGCTGGGTCAAGATTCCGCAGGTGGGCGGCGTGTCGATTGCGGCCGATGTCGAAATCGGCGCCAACACCACGATCGACCGCGGTGCGATGGCCGACACGATCATCGAAGCGTGCGTGAAGATCGACAATCTCGTGCAGATCGGCCACAACTGCAAGATCGGCGCATACACGGTGATTGCCGGCTGCGCGGGCATCGCGGGCAGCACGACAATCGGTCGTCATTGCATGATCGGCGGTGCCGTGGGCATTGCAGGACACGTCACGCTGGCCGATTTCGTGATCGTCACGGCGAAATCGGGCGTGTCGAAGTCGCTGCTCAAACCCGGCATGTACACGAGCGCATTCCCGGCCGTGAACCATGCGGACTGGAACAGAAGTGCCGCACTGCTACGCAATATCGACAAACTCCGCGACCGCATCAAGGCACTGGAAAACGCCGCTGAGGAGAAGTCTGGTAAGACGCCGCCGAACGCCGGTAATCATGCCGCGGGCGAGAATGCCTGA
- a CDS encoding OmpH family outer membrane protein, producing MLTGMFSKRVACALALAMTLGVGVAHGQEARIAAVNSDRILRESAAAKAAQVKLEAEFAKRDKDLADMAQKLKSMSDSLDKNGASMSPADRAQKQRDLSQMDTDFQRKQREFREDLNQRRNEELAAVLDRANKVIKQIAEQQHYDLIVQEAVYVSPRIDITDQVLKALAASGN from the coding sequence TTGCTAACTGGTATGTTTTCGAAACGTGTGGCGTGCGCGCTGGCGCTGGCAATGACGCTCGGCGTCGGGGTTGCGCACGGTCAGGAAGCCAGGATCGCCGCGGTCAATTCGGACCGTATCCTGCGGGAATCCGCAGCGGCGAAGGCTGCGCAGGTCAAGCTCGAAGCCGAGTTCGCCAAGCGTGACAAGGATCTCGCGGACATGGCCCAGAAGCTGAAGTCGATGTCCGACTCGCTCGACAAGAATGGCGCGTCCATGTCGCCGGCGGACCGCGCGCAGAAGCAGCGCGACCTGTCGCAAATGGACACGGACTTCCAGCGCAAGCAACGTGAGTTTCGCGAAGATCTGAACCAGCGCCGCAACGAAGAACTCGCGGCCGTGCTCGATCGCGCGAACAAGGTCATCAAGCAGATCGCCGAGCAGCAGCATTACGACCTGATCGTGCAGGAAGCGGTGTACGTGAGCCCGCGTATCGACATTACCGATCAGGTGCTCAAGGCTCTCGCGGCGTCGGGCAACTGA
- the bamA gene encoding outer membrane protein assembly factor BamA, with protein MFKPHRFVPKTVIAAAFAAHGLVAHATTPFVVQDIRIEGLQRVEPGTVFAYLPIKQGDTFSDDKASEAIRALYATGFFNDVKIATEGNVVIVQVLERPAIGTIDFAGIHEFDKDNLTKALRAVGLSQGRYYDKALVDKAEQELKRQYLTRGYYAAEVTTTITPIDRNRVAVLFSVAEGPSAKIRQINFIGNKAFSTGTLRDEMQLSTPNWFSWYTKNDLYAKDKLTGDLENIRSYYLNRGYLEFNIESTQVSITPDKKDMYLTVTLHEGEPYSINSIKLAGNLLDREPELTKLIKIKPGDRFSAEKLQATTKAIVDKLGEYGYAFATVNAQPQIDQEHHKVDLTLQVDPSRRVYVRRINVVGNTRTRDEVVRREMRQLESSWFDSNRLALSKDRINRLGYFTDVDVTTVPVEGTPDQVDVDVKVAEKPTGAITLGAGFSSTDKVVLSAGVSQDNVFGSGTSLSVNVNTAKTYRTLTVTQVDPYFTVDGIKRITDVYYRTYQPLYYSTDSSFKIVTIGGDLKFGIPFSEVDTVYFGAGLEQNQLDIDANTPQSYIDYVNEFGRVSNNVPITVGWSRDARDSALVPSRGYFTQANAEYGTPIGGTQYYKADINAQYYYSFARGFVLGFNFQGGYGNGLSGKPYPIFKNYYAGGIGSVRGYEPSSLGPRDAKTNDPIGGSKLLVGNIELTFPLPGTGYDRTLRVFTFLDAGNVWGTEGNSVGANGLRYGYGVGLAWISPIGPLKLSLGFPLVKHTGDQYQKFQFQIGTAF; from the coding sequence TTGTTTAAACCTCATCGCTTTGTTCCAAAGACGGTTATAGCCGCGGCATTCGCCGCGCATGGGCTGGTTGCTCACGCAACGACGCCCTTCGTGGTGCAAGACATCCGCATTGAGGGATTGCAACGCGTCGAACCCGGCACCGTGTTCGCGTACCTGCCCATCAAGCAAGGCGACACGTTCTCCGACGACAAGGCGTCCGAAGCGATTCGCGCGCTGTACGCCACGGGCTTTTTCAACGACGTCAAGATCGCGACCGAGGGCAACGTCGTCATCGTGCAAGTGCTCGAACGTCCCGCCATCGGCACGATCGATTTCGCAGGCATTCATGAGTTCGACAAGGACAATCTGACCAAGGCGCTGCGCGCCGTCGGGTTGTCGCAAGGGCGTTACTACGACAAGGCGCTCGTCGACAAGGCGGAACAGGAACTGAAGCGCCAGTACCTCACGCGCGGTTATTACGCGGCCGAGGTCACCACCACGATCACGCCGATCGACCGCAACCGCGTGGCGGTGCTGTTCTCGGTGGCCGAAGGGCCGAGCGCGAAAATCCGCCAGATCAACTTTATCGGCAACAAGGCGTTCAGCACCGGCACGCTGCGCGATGAAATGCAGTTGTCCACGCCGAACTGGTTCTCGTGGTACACGAAGAACGATCTGTACGCGAAAGACAAGCTCACCGGCGACCTCGAAAACATCCGCTCGTATTACCTGAATCGCGGCTATCTCGAGTTCAATATCGAGTCGACCCAGGTGTCGATCACGCCGGACAAGAAAGACATGTATCTCACGGTTACGCTGCATGAAGGCGAACCGTATTCGATCAACAGCATCAAGCTCGCCGGCAATCTGCTCGATCGCGAGCCCGAGCTGACCAAGCTCATCAAGATCAAACCGGGCGATCGCTTCTCGGCTGAAAAGCTGCAAGCCACCACGAAGGCAATTGTCGACAAGCTCGGCGAATACGGCTACGCGTTCGCCACCGTCAACGCGCAGCCGCAGATCGATCAGGAACACCACAAGGTCGACCTCACGCTGCAGGTGGACCCGAGCCGCCGTGTCTATGTGCGCCGCATCAACGTGGTCGGCAACACGCGTACACGCGATGAAGTGGTGCGCCGCGAAATGCGCCAGCTCGAAAGCTCGTGGTTCGATTCGAACCGTCTTGCGCTATCGAAAGACCGGATCAACCGCCTCGGCTACTTCACGGACGTCGACGTGACCACGGTGCCGGTGGAAGGCACGCCGGACCAGGTGGACGTGGACGTGAAGGTGGCCGAGAAGCCGACCGGCGCGATCACGCTGGGCGCCGGCTTCTCGTCGACCGACAAGGTGGTGCTGTCGGCAGGCGTCTCGCAGGACAACGTGTTCGGTTCGGGCACGAGCCTTTCGGTGAACGTGAATACCGCGAAGACGTACCGCACGCTGACGGTCACGCAGGTCGACCCGTACTTCACAGTGGACGGCATCAAGCGGATTACCGACGTCTACTACCGCACGTATCAGCCGCTGTACTACTCGACGGACTCGAGCTTCAAGATCGTGACTATCGGTGGCGACCTGAAGTTCGGTATTCCGTTCTCCGAAGTGGATACGGTGTACTTCGGCGCGGGTCTCGAGCAGAACCAGCTGGACATCGACGCGAATACGCCGCAAAGCTATATAGACTACGTGAACGAGTTCGGTCGTGTATCGAACAACGTGCCGATCACGGTGGGTTGGTCACGCGACGCGCGAGATAGCGCACTGGTGCCGAGCCGCGGTTACTTCACGCAGGCGAACGCTGAATACGGTACGCCGATCGGCGGCACCCAGTATTACAAGGCCGACATCAACGCGCAGTACTATTACTCGTTCGCGCGTGGCTTCGTGCTGGGCTTCAACTTCCAGGGCGGTTACGGTAACGGCCTCTCCGGTAAGCCTTATCCGATTTTCAAGAACTACTATGCGGGCGGTATCGGTTCGGTGCGAGGCTACGAGCCAAGTTCTCTGGGTCCGCGTGACGCAAAGACGAATGACCCGATCGGCGGCTCGAAGCTGCTGGTGGGTAACATCGAGTTGACGTTCCCGTTGCCGGGTACGGGCTATGACCGCACGTTGCGTGTTTTCACCTTCCTCGACGCCGGTAACGTCTGGGGTACGGAAGGCAACAGCGTTGGTGCAAACGGTTTGCGTTACGGCTACGGTGTGGGTCTCGCGTGGATTTCGCCGATTGGTCCGCTCAAGCTCAGCCTCGGTTTCCCGCTTGTGAAGCACACGGGCGACCAGTATCAGAAATTCCAGTTCCAGATCGGGACGGCATTCTGA
- the rseP gene encoding RIP metalloprotease RseP, translating to MNLLIELLAFAVAIGVLVVVHEYGHYSVARLCGVKVLRFSIGFGKPLFQRVSPKTGTEWTIAALPLGGYVKMLDERETGGAPIPAELLDQAFNRKSVWRRFAIVAAGPVANFLLAIVLFALVFATGVTEPAAVIATPAPNTPAAVAGLEGGETIVAARTGDASESEPVRSWSDLRWKLLGAAFDHKRVTLSAKDAHGTSDFQLDLHGVTEKDVDDDFMSHLGFEPGGGKLTVAGVQPGSAAQQAGLAAGDRLRAVDGIPTDNATTFIGYVKSHAGRPLTLQVERPVRGGQSQGQGQLDNIRIVPQSQRDETTGQPIGRIGAELATQVPSIDVHYGPIESLQLGARRTWDLAVYSVRMFGRMIVGEASLKNLSGPVTIADYAGKSARLGPSAFLSFLALVSISLGVLNLLPIPVLDGGHLLYYLVEAVTGKVVSDRWQLVFQRAGLACIVALSAIALFNDLARLIHF from the coding sequence ATGAACCTGCTGATCGAACTGCTCGCTTTCGCGGTCGCGATTGGCGTGCTGGTGGTCGTCCACGAGTACGGGCATTACAGCGTGGCGCGCCTGTGCGGCGTCAAGGTGCTGCGCTTTTCGATAGGATTCGGCAAGCCGCTTTTCCAGCGGGTGAGCCCGAAGACAGGCACCGAATGGACGATCGCCGCATTGCCGCTCGGCGGCTACGTGAAGATGCTCGACGAGCGTGAAACCGGCGGGGCGCCGATTCCCGCGGAACTGCTGGACCAGGCGTTTAATCGCAAGTCCGTGTGGCGCCGTTTTGCGATCGTTGCAGCGGGCCCGGTCGCCAACTTCCTGCTTGCCATCGTGCTCTTCGCGCTCGTATTCGCAACGGGCGTCACGGAACCGGCGGCGGTAATCGCCACGCCCGCGCCGAACACGCCGGCTGCGGTCGCGGGGCTCGAAGGCGGCGAAACCATCGTGGCCGCCCGTACAGGTGACGCGAGCGAGTCCGAACCGGTTCGCTCATGGTCGGACCTGCGCTGGAAACTGCTGGGCGCGGCATTCGATCACAAGCGCGTGACGTTGAGTGCGAAAGATGCGCATGGCACCTCCGACTTCCAGCTCGATCTGCATGGCGTCACGGAGAAAGACGTCGACGACGACTTCATGTCGCATCTCGGCTTCGAGCCGGGTGGCGGCAAGCTGACGGTCGCAGGCGTTCAGCCAGGCAGCGCCGCGCAGCAGGCGGGTCTCGCAGCGGGCGACCGTTTGCGCGCGGTGGATGGCATTCCTACGGATAACGCCACGACCTTCATCGGGTATGTAAAATCGCACGCCGGCCGGCCGCTCACGCTGCAGGTGGAGCGCCCAGTGCGCGGCGGCCAGAGTCAGGGGCAGGGACAGCTCGACAATATCCGCATCGTCCCGCAGTCGCAACGGGATGAAACAACCGGGCAGCCAATCGGAAGGATCGGCGCGGAACTGGCTACCCAGGTGCCTTCCATCGACGTACATTACGGTCCGATCGAGAGCTTGCAACTCGGTGCCCGGCGCACGTGGGACCTCGCGGTGTATTCCGTGCGCATGTTCGGCCGAATGATCGTGGGCGAAGCGTCGCTGAAAAATCTTTCGGGTCCGGTGACGATCGCCGACTACGCAGGAAAGAGCGCACGTCTGGGTCCTTCCGCATTTTTGTCGTTCCTGGCCCTTGTCAGTATTAGCCTCGGCGTACTGAACCTGCTACCAATTCCGGTATTGGACGGGGGTCATCTGTTATATTATTTGGTTGAAGCCGTGACCGGCAAAGTTGTTTCCGATCGCTGGCAACTCGTTTTTCAGAGGGCGGGTCTCGCCTGCATCGTCGCATTGTCGGCGATCGCGCTGTTCAACGATCTGGCTCGTTTAATCCATTTTTAA
- a CDS encoding 1-deoxy-D-xylulose-5-phosphate reductoisomerase, producing the protein MQKRLTLLGSTGSIGDSTLDVVARHPERFSVYALTAHRNGDKLVEQCLRFKPEVAVVGDASTAARVAAKLREAGCKTEVTYGPQALVDVSKSESCDTVVAAIVGAAGLAPSLAAAQSGKRILLANKEALVMSGAIFMDAVRDNGAVLLPVDSEHNAIFQCLPREAALHGGVSKIILTASGGPFRTREPSTLAEVTPDEACKHPNWVMGRKISVDSATMMNKGLEVIEAHWLFNLPGDRIDVLIHPQSVIHSMVSYADGSVLAQLGNPDMRTPIAHALAFPDRVESGVAPLDLLQVASLSFEKPDYARFPCLALAMKALAEGGIASAALNAANEIAVDAFLSRQIGFMAIAQVVDSVLNSLSNRSAHALEDVIEADAAARRAAAEFIARLPDVARRTERAVQ; encoded by the coding sequence ATGCAAAAACGTCTGACATTGCTCGGTTCCACGGGCTCGATTGGAGACAGCACGCTCGACGTCGTCGCGCGTCATCCAGAGCGTTTCTCGGTTTATGCGCTGACCGCGCATCGCAACGGCGACAAGCTCGTCGAGCAATGTCTGCGCTTCAAGCCCGAAGTCGCTGTGGTCGGCGACGCCAGTACGGCCGCGCGCGTCGCGGCAAAGCTGCGCGAAGCGGGTTGCAAGACCGAGGTCACGTATGGGCCGCAAGCGCTCGTCGACGTGTCGAAGAGCGAAAGCTGCGATACGGTCGTCGCGGCGATCGTCGGCGCGGCAGGCCTTGCGCCGAGTCTCGCGGCCGCACAGTCCGGCAAGCGCATTCTGCTTGCCAACAAGGAAGCGCTCGTCATGTCCGGCGCGATTTTCATGGACGCGGTGCGCGACAATGGCGCCGTGCTGCTGCCGGTCGACAGCGAACACAACGCAATCTTCCAATGCCTGCCACGTGAAGCCGCGCTGCATGGCGGCGTCTCCAAGATCATTCTGACCGCGTCGGGCGGCCCGTTTCGCACACGCGAACCGTCCACGCTCGCCGAAGTCACGCCGGACGAAGCCTGCAAGCACCCGAACTGGGTCATGGGCCGCAAGATTTCCGTCGACTCCGCCACCATGATGAACAAGGGCCTCGAAGTGATCGAGGCGCATTGGCTGTTCAACCTGCCGGGCGACCGTATCGACGTGCTGATCCATCCGCAAAGCGTGATTCATTCTATGGTCTCGTATGCGGACGGCTCGGTGCTCGCCCAACTCGGCAATCCCGACATGCGCACGCCGATTGCGCACGCGCTCGCGTTCCCGGATCGCGTCGAGTCGGGCGTCGCGCCGCTCGACCTGCTGCAAGTCGCATCGCTGTCTTTCGAAAAGCCGGATTACGCGCGCTTTCCATGTCTCGCGCTCGCCATGAAGGCGCTCGCCGAAGGCGGCATTGCAAGCGCCGCGCTGAATGCCGCGAATGAAATCGCCGTGGACGCTTTCCTGTCTCGCCAGATCGGCTTCATGGCGATTGCGCAGGTGGTCGATTCGGTGCTCAACTCATTGTCCAACCGCAGCGCGCACGCGCTCGAAGACGTGATAGAAGCGGATGCCGCCGCACGTCGCGCCGCTGCCGAATTCATCGCGCGTCTGCCCGACGTCGCCCGTCGCACGGAACGCGCCGTCCAGTGA
- a CDS encoding phosphatidate cytidylyltransferase: MLRTRVITAIILLAVFLPVTLFAPVGAFGALIAFVVVFAAWEWARLLKLGGAGPVIYALVAAAALVASTRLGTGVVEPRPLFKAAAIFWVIAGPFVLLRKPTLAQRAWRPFLLVAGIVVFAACWHALVAARMQGVPFVLSLLLLVWLADIGAYFSGKAFGKHKLAPAISPGKTWEGAIGGWLVVMIVAGAAIFLHAFEPTLYSALLVHWGAIRALLALTLLVAFSVVGDLFESMMKRQAGVKDSSGLLPGHGGVLDRIDALLPVLPLAMLLLG, translated from the coding sequence ATGCTAAGAACCCGTGTTATCACGGCGATCATCCTGCTGGCGGTGTTCCTGCCGGTTACGCTGTTCGCGCCGGTGGGCGCGTTCGGCGCGCTGATCGCTTTCGTGGTCGTTTTCGCGGCGTGGGAGTGGGCGCGGCTTCTGAAGCTGGGCGGCGCCGGTCCGGTCATCTACGCGCTGGTGGCCGCGGCCGCGCTCGTCGCGAGTACGCGGCTGGGTACGGGCGTCGTGGAGCCGCGGCCGTTGTTCAAGGCGGCTGCCATCTTCTGGGTCATTGCGGGCCCGTTCGTGCTGCTGCGCAAGCCGACGCTGGCGCAACGCGCATGGCGCCCCTTTCTGCTGGTTGCCGGCATTGTGGTGTTCGCCGCGTGCTGGCATGCTCTCGTCGCCGCGCGCATGCAGGGCGTGCCGTTCGTGCTGTCCTTGCTGCTTCTGGTATGGCTGGCCGATATCGGTGCATACTTCTCCGGCAAAGCTTTTGGAAAGCACAAGCTGGCGCCTGCCATCAGTCCGGGTAAAACCTGGGAGGGCGCAATAGGCGGCTGGCTGGTGGTCATGATCGTCGCGGGCGCGGCGATCTTTTTGCATGCGTTCGAGCCGACCCTGTATTCTGCGCTGCTGGTGCACTGGGGCGCCATTCGCGCGCTGCTCGCGCTGACCTTGCTGGTCGCGTTCAGCGTGGTGGGCGATCTGTTCGAATCGATGATGAAACGCCAGGCCGGGGTGAAGGATTCAAGCGGCCTGTTGCCGGGGCACGGTGGCGTGCTCGACCGCATCGACGCATTATTGCCGGTGCTGCCGCTTGCCATGCTGCTGCTCGGCTAG
- the uppS gene encoding polyprenyl diphosphate synthase, with amino-acid sequence MTYTSSTVRVPDVAAVPRHIAIIMDGNGRWATKRRLPRVAGHTRGVDAVRAAVEACARQGVEYLTLFAFSSENWRRPNDEVSFLMRLFVSALEREIGRLHANGIRLRVVGDLDKFDTRIRDLIRRAETKTARNTRLTLTIAANYGGRWDIMQATRKLAEQSALAGKAVEVNEDSFAEHLSMAYAPEPDLFIRTGGERRVSNFLLWQLAYTEFYFTDTFWPDFDADALNHAIASYAERERRFGRTSAQLERQSQNVDSLPC; translated from the coding sequence ATGACCTATACCAGCTCAACCGTGCGCGTGCCTGATGTCGCCGCGGTGCCGCGACATATCGCGATTATCATGGACGGCAATGGCCGTTGGGCCACGAAACGGCGCCTGCCGCGTGTGGCTGGCCATACACGCGGCGTCGACGCAGTGCGTGCGGCTGTCGAGGCGTGCGCCCGCCAGGGCGTCGAGTATCTGACGCTGTTCGCCTTCAGTTCCGAAAACTGGCGTCGTCCGAACGACGAAGTGTCGTTCCTGATGCGCCTGTTCGTCAGCGCCCTCGAACGCGAGATCGGCAGGCTGCACGCCAACGGCATCCGTCTGCGCGTAGTCGGTGATCTCGATAAGTTCGACACGCGCATTCGCGACCTGATCCGGCGCGCGGAAACCAAAACCGCGCGCAATACCCGTCTTACGCTGACCATCGCCGCCAATTACGGCGGCCGCTGGGACATCATGCAGGCCACCCGCAAGCTCGCCGAGCAATCGGCGCTGGCAGGCAAGGCGGTCGAGGTGAACGAGGATTCGTTTGCGGAGCATCTGTCCATGGCTTATGCGCCGGAGCCGGATCTCTTCATCCGCACCGGCGGCGAGCGTCGTGTCAGCAATTTCCTGCTGTGGCAGCTTGCGTACACCGAGTTTTACTTCACCGACACCTTCTGGCCGGACTTCGACGCCGACGCGCTCAACCATGCGATCGCTTCGTATGCGGAGCGTGAACGCCGTTTCGGCCGCACCAGCGCTCAACTCGAGCGGCAATCGCAGAACGTCGATTCGCTTCCATGCTAA
- the frr gene encoding ribosome recycling factor — MSVADIRKGAEQKMQRSIDAFKNDLSKIRTGRAHTGLLDHIQCDYYGSPVPISQVANLTLIDARTIGVQPWEKKMVQVVEKAIRESDLGLNPATQGDVIRVPMPALTEERRRELTKVVKSEAETAKVAVRNLRRDANEQLKKLVKDKEISEDDERRASDDVQKLTDRFVAEIDKLVVTKEAEIMTV; from the coding sequence ATGTCTGTGGCTGATATCAGGAAGGGCGCTGAGCAGAAGATGCAGCGCTCCATCGACGCGTTCAAGAACGACCTGTCGAAAATCCGCACGGGCCGTGCGCATACCGGCCTGCTCGATCACATCCAGTGCGATTACTACGGCTCGCCGGTGCCCATCTCGCAGGTCGCGAACCTCACGCTGATCGACGCACGTACTATCGGCGTGCAGCCGTGGGAAAAGAAGATGGTCCAGGTCGTCGAAAAGGCGATCCGTGAGTCGGACCTCGGTCTGAACCCTGCCACGCAAGGCGACGTGATCCGCGTGCCGATGCCCGCGCTGACCGAAGAGCGCCGCCGCGAACTGACCAAAGTGGTCAAGAGCGAAGCGGAAACGGCCAAGGTGGCCGTGCGCAATCTGCGCCGTGACGCGAACGAGCAACTGAAAAAGCTCGTGAAAGACAAGGAAATTTCGGAAGACGACGAGCGTCGCGCGAGCGACGACGTGCAGAAGCTGACGGACCGTTTCGTTGCCGAGATCGACAAGCTCGTCGTGACGAAGGAAGCCGAGATCATGACGGTCTGA